Part of the Methylomonas sp. AM2-LC genome, GATGCACTGCACGATCTTACAAACAGATAGCATACAGACTTATTGCTATGTACTTGGTCAAATATTAAGTACGTTTATTACAAACTGGGCAGTTTTTAAAAAACTTAACATTTTAACTAGCCTTTGGCGGGCAGATCATAATGCACAGGCAAGTGGATTGCAACTTATAATCTAGTAAAAAAACTGAATGGCTTTCGGTATTTCTACCTATTTCATTTCCACCATTTCAATTAATAAGTGTTGACCAATAATATTGCGTAGACTGGTCAGCGCAATTTGATGCACGGCCAAACTGCAGTTCTCGACCGCGATAACGGCTCTTTCGGCATCTGTTAGCTATTGTGGATGTGCTGGATGAAGTGAAGCACTCAAATACACTATAAGCCAATTTTGTATAGCCATTGCTGTTCGCAACAGCTTTATAAGTGAATTAAGTATAATATGTAGACATAGGTAACGGTAAACACCATTGGTCTGAATACCGATTTACTCTATCGGAACACAACGAATACAAAATATCGGGAAAACTCCGCTAAATGGCAATTAAAAAAACCGAATTATCCTCATTGCTGTGGGCTGGTTGCGACAAATTGCGCGGGGGTAAAGATTATGTTTTAACCTTGCTGTTTATGAAGTATGTATCCGATAAATACAGAGGTGATCCGCACGGCATGATTGTGGTGCCGCAAGGCGGTTCAGCTCAAAAGCAGTTTAATTGTCTAGATGCAATAGATTTTCCATTTCCATCAAAAGAAGAACAACCCATCATCCAATCCGACATGGATACCGAAATCCAAACCCTGCAACAACGCTTAAGCAAAACCCGCCACATCAAACAAGGTATGATGCAGGAATTATTGACAGGTAAAACGCGTTTGCTTAAAACGTCATCGAATAAGTCCGCAACCGAAAATAGGGAGTTTGCAAATGGCAAATGATGTATTTAGCTATGGTAGCCGTTGGTTAAAAGCCGACTTTCATCTGCACACCCGCGCGGATAAAGAATTTAGCTATCCAGGTGCGGATAATGAGTACATAAAAGAGTATGTTTCCGCTCTGGTTACTGCAAACATACAACTAGGCGTGATTACTAATCATAATAAATTCGATAAACAAGAATTCAAAGTCCTCCGTAATGCTGCTCGTAAAGCGGGTATTGGCTTGCTACCTGGGGTGGAACTGTCAATCAATGATGGGCAAGCTGGTATTCATACCTTAGTGGTGTTTGCCGATGAGTGGATAGACAATGATACTCAGAGTAACTATATCCAAAGTTTTTTAGAAGTTACCTTTGCCGGACAGACCAATTTCGAGCAGGAATACGCGCGTTCAAATCATAATATTGTCGAAACCGTGCGGGAATTAGATAAGTTGAACAAAGATTATTTTTTAATTTTTGCGCATGTAGAAGCACCCAATGGTCTGTGGGGGGGCTTGTCAGTTGGTCGAATACAAGATTTATTTGAAAACGAAACCGTAAGACGCAGAATCCTCGGTTTTCAAAAAGTACGTAGCCGTGATGAACGCTCGAAAATAGTACAGGCTTTGAACAATTATTATCCTGCGGATGTTGAGGGTTGTGATGCCAAAAACTTTGCTGATATGGGTGCCCGCAAGCAAGCGACTTATTTAAAATTGGGGGATTTTAGTTTAGCGGCAGTCAAATTTGCTTTGCGCGACTATCCTAACCGGGTCGCTAACAGCTTGCGTAAATATAAGCATTCCTATATCAAAAAAATAAGTTTTGAAGGCGCAGGCGCATTGGGTGGCACCGAAATTTGTTTCTCACCGGAACTGAACATTTTAATAGGTATAAGGGGCAGTGGCAAATCCTCAGTTTTAGAGGGCATACGTTATGCGCTTAATATTCCGTTTGGCGATAAGGCATCGGATATCGAATATAAGGAAGGCTTGGTTAAGCACTTGCTACGTAGTGGAGGCAAAATCACCATAGATGCGGTTGATCGTCGCGGTCAACCCTATCAAATACGCCGTATACTGGGTGAGCGTCCGGATGTCTATGTCAATGAACAATTGCAACCCGGTGTTTCCATACGGGAAACGGTATTGTATAAACCCATCTATTTTGGTCAGAAAGACCTCTCCAGTACTGGTGCTGGATTCGAAAAAGATTTGATCGAAAAACTGGTCGGCGAAGCCTTGATACCAGTCAGGCAAAAAATTGCGTTAGCACAACAGGCCGTATTAGACAGCATTGTTCAGATACAACGCCTGAAGCGTGCAGCGGATCAAAAGCAGGAGTGGCTGCAAAAAAAAATGGATGCTGAGTATAAATTAAAGTTTTATCAGAAACATGCTGTAGAAGAAAAGCTGCAAAAGCAAATTGATTTTGACCGGGACGAACGTAAAGCGGGGCAAGTGATACAAGAGGTTCAGAATTATTTCGACCAACTAGTCGGATTTATTGCGACTGTTGAAGATGAATTAAATAATCAAGCCTTGTATAAGTCAGCCAATAATCAGGCGTTTTTTGTGGATTTTTTTGCGATATTTGCCAAAATTCTACAAGGATTAGATACCATTAAACAGATATCTACTCAGGGACAGCCGCTTGTTTCAGAATTGCAGCAAAAATTTTCCCAATTTATACGTAACAAGCAGACCTTAAAAGAAGAGTTTGCTGAAATTGAACGTAAATTGGCTGGCGAATTGCAACAAGCAGGTGCACAAGCGATTAATCCGCAAGAGTTTCGCGAATTAAAACAGTGGTTGGATCAGGCTGAGCAAATGCTGAATGCATTGGAAAAGAGTGAGCAACAATACACTGAGTTGAAAAAATCGCTGGAGGGTGAATTTGCAAAATTGAATGATGTTTGGCTGGAAGAATATCGTGCCATAGAGCACATTGTGGCCAGTATTAATGAGATAGATTCCCCATTGAAAATTGTGCCAGCGTTTAAGGCGAATAAGGATGCCATGCTTAAATTCCTTCAAGATTTGTTTCGTGGTAGTCGTATCAGAGAAGCAGGCTTACAAAGCGTCATTAATGAATACAGTGATTTTGGTGCCATGTGGCGGGATATGTCAGCAGCTAATCAGATTTTAGGTGGCGCATTTGAAACATTTAGCCAATACTTTGAAAATAATCTCGCTACGTTGTTAACCTGGCAAGTGCCAAATGTTTACACAATTGAATATCACGGTAAGGCATTGGCACAGCATTCACTGGGGCAGCGGGCGTCAGCTTTGATGCTGTTTGTATTAAGCCAGCGTGACAACGATGTTGTGATTATTGACCAACCGGAAGACGACCTGGATAACCAAACAATATATGATGATGTAATTAAATTGATACGTGCGCTTAAACCGGAAACGCAATTTATTTTTGCTACTCATAATGCCAATATTCCGGTGTTGGGTGATGCTGAACAGGTGATAGCATGCAGTTATGTGGATGAGCGAGTAGTTACAATAACTGGCAGTATTGATTGTGCCAACATTCAACAGCAGATCGTAAGGATTATGGAAGGTGGTGCAGAAGCTTTCGAGAGACGTAAACAGGTGTATGAAGCATGGAAATAACAGAATTACTAAGCATAATAGCCAATGGCGAGGATAGTCGACACCAGTTTAAAGCCGATTTTAGAAACGTTGATGCGGTAGCAGCGGAAATGGTTGCCTTTAGTAATAGTCAAGGTGGCTGGTTGATCATTGGTGTGAGTGACGATGGCGCAATTTCCGGTTTAAGCGCTACCGACATGGCTAGGCTCAATCAGTTAATTTCTAATGCGGCCAGTCAGTCAGTTCGTCCACCCATTAATCCAATTACTGAAAATATAGCCATGCCTGATGGTATGGTAGTGGTTGTTAGGCTAGATCAGGGTATCAGTAAACCTTACATGGATAATCAGGGCTTCATTTGGGTAAAAAGTGGCGCTGATAAAAGAAAAGTGACCGCTAGAGAAGAAATGCAGCGTATGTATCAAGCCGCTGCCTTAGTGCATGCTGATGAAATACCTGTACAAGGCACGTCTGCTGGGGATGTCGATAACGAGTTTTTTGAGTCGTTTTTTGAGAAATTTGTTGGAGAACCTTTGGCAGTGCAAACGCTTTCATTAGCTAAGCTAATGGAAAATATGAACTTGATGAGAGCAAATCAACTGAATGTTTGTGGGACTTTGTTATTTGCAAAAAAACCGCAGTTTCGCTTGCCTATTTTTGTGGTTAAAGCAGTAGCTTTTCCAGGCCAGAATATAGCTGATACTAACTACCTGGATAGCCAGGATATAGATGGCAAGATGTCGGATGTTTTCCAAAAATCACTTGCTTTTGTCTTGAGCAATCTGCATTATCAGCAGAATGAGCAGGGTGTTAACTCCTTAGGCGAACCTGAAATACCCCGAATAGTATTTGAAGAATTAATCGCCAATGCCTTGATCCATAGAGATTATTTTGTTTCAGCACCTGTAAAAATACTGGTGTTTTCTGATCGAGTAGAAATAATTAGCCCAGGCCACTTACCCAATAATTTGACTATTGAAAATATCAAGCTGGGTAACTCGAATGTCAGAAATCCCATCATCGCTTCTTTTGCACCACGCATATTGCCTTACCGCGGGCTTGGTAGTGGAATTTTGCGGGCCACACAGGCTTATTCTGACATTGATTTTATTGATGATCGTGAGGGTAATACTTTCAAGGCGGTTATTCGGCGCAAAATACCTGTAAGACTTAACTGAACATGCTTAAAACAGAATTATTATAAATTATTGCTAATGGCGAAAACTCAGGCATTGAGTTTAAGCGCGACGATATTCGCCCAGAACAACTCGCTAGGGAAGTAGTGGCAATGGCTAATTTTCAAGGCGGTAAACTGTTTTTGGGGATAGAGGATGACGGCTCAATAATCAGTGTGATCTTAAAAGCACAGCTCAACCTGCGCAATGGCATCGAATTAAGTCGTTCGTGGTGAGCTTGTCGAACCATGATTGGCTTAACCCTTCAGCCTTCGACAAGGCTCTCCTGAGCAAAATAGTCTAACTACCCACCGATTTCTTACGCAACATCCCCGCCAACTCACCCGCCAAATTAACAAAATCAGAAGGCATTAATACAATGGTGGTGGTATTCTGTTCGGCACCGACTTCGGCTATCATTTGCATTCTTCTCAACTCCAGAGCAATGGGGTTTTCGGCAATTTGTCTGGCACCATCGCTAAGTTTTGCGGCGGCTTCCTGTTCCGCTTCAGCTTTAATAAGCCTTGCACGTTTCTCTCTAACCGCCTCTGCTTCGCGGGCCATGGCACGTTGCATGGCTTCTGGTATTTCTACATCTTTCATTTCCACCATTTCAATTTTAACGCCCCAGGCTTCAGTAGAACTGTCCACAATGTTTCTTAGCGCCTGATTGATTGCATCGCGCTCTTTCAATACTTCGTCTAATAAGTGTTGACCAATAATATTGCGTAAACTGGTCAGTGCAATTTGATGCACGGCCAAACTGTAGTTCTCCACCGCGATAACAGCTCTTTCGGCATCTGTAACCCGATACCACAATACCGCGTCTACTTTTACAGTTACACTATCTTTGGTGATGGTTTCCTGCCGTTCCACAGTAACAGTCCGCGTCCGCATATCTATAGTTTTTTGCCATTCAATGAGAGGGATAATCCAATACAAACCAGGACCTTTTATACTTTGAAAACGACCTAATCGAAACACAACACTTCTGACGTATTCGTTAACAATACGAAAACCAGACAGAAACAGAATAAAAACCAGCAGTAAAATCAGTTGGGTAGTAGACATGGTGGTTTTCCAAATGTGGATTAGCAGAAAACGGATAATTTTTGCCTTAGAAATGGCTGTCCGCCAAGATTATAAATTAACCTTGCATATTTTAGGTATTAAAAACTACATAAGGTAATAAAGTGCAATACGTTCGAATATGGCTTTGTCATTACGGTGTAATCTAAGAATGTTCAGGTTGGCTAAAAAGCAATATAAGGCTTTAATGCTTCGCGGTTAAGCAACACAATTTGCTGAACCATGGCCTCGCGCTGCCTATCGTCTTTACCAATACGCATTGCCAATAAAAAATAAGGCAACAATGCCGCGCGTACCGTACTGGTAAGCTGTCCATTGACCATGCCATAATCACGCTCAACTGCGTACTGTTGATTTTTATTTAAGCCTGGATGTGGGCCAATAACCACGCTTAAGTCAGTTTTCCATAAAGTATCTGTAGGGCAGGGCATTGATGGCTTGTTCAACAATGTAACCTGATGGATACGCGCTAATACAAAATCACGAAAACTGTTTTCATGCGAATAACTAAAAGCCCGCATATGCCAGCGCCAACCATCAAATACCAATGTTTGCGGTAAAACTAAATGAGTTTTAAACTCAGTACTAGACATAGATTGGTAAACCATTTGTATAGTCAAGCCAAATCGAGCAGCCTGCAACACCGGGCGTAACACGTTTAAATCTATATGCCGTGTGGGAGGGCTTAGCACCTCAATAGCCGGCAGATTACTCATTAAGGTAACAATAGGCGCTAAACTAGATTGCGATATTTGTAAAACTTGCAAACATTCTTGCGGACTTCCTGTAATTAATAAAGGAACAAATTTCTCGGTAATGAGATAGCGTTTTAAAGAGCGGTCATAACGTAGATTATCGGGCCGTAACGATATGTAAAGCGCAATATCCTTGGTGGCTTGCACACGGCTGATAGAAAAGGTCGAGGTTAAAAAGCCTGTTATCAGTTCGCCCGTCCAGAAGACTGTTGCTTCCAGTAAAGTAAGGCGTTGGCGTATATCCCATTTAAGGAAATCTTCGGTTGGGTGGATCATGAATATATGGAAAGAAAGTTTATATGCATATTTTTATTGCATGACAATAAAGTAATGGTATATAGTCTACACCAAGTGCAGAGCGTTTACTTGCATTTTAGTATTCTGTGTTTTGTATTAACATATTCGTTAGAGTCGATTGACATAAACCAACAGGCCATTTTAAATGAATCCACAGTATTATCGTTACTGGGGCAAAGCCCATGCAGATCAGGAACAAGGGCCAGCCT contains:
- a CDS encoding TrlF family AAA-like ATPase, yielding MANDVFSYGSRWLKADFHLHTRADKEFSYPGADNEYIKEYVSALVTANIQLGVITNHNKFDKQEFKVLRNAARKAGIGLLPGVELSINDGQAGIHTLVVFADEWIDNDTQSNYIQSFLEVTFAGQTNFEQEYARSNHNIVETVRELDKLNKDYFLIFAHVEAPNGLWGGLSVGRIQDLFENETVRRRILGFQKVRSRDERSKIVQALNNYYPADVEGCDAKNFADMGARKQATYLKLGDFSLAAVKFALRDYPNRVANSLRKYKHSYIKKISFEGAGALGGTEICFSPELNILIGIRGSGKSSVLEGIRYALNIPFGDKASDIEYKEGLVKHLLRSGGKITIDAVDRRGQPYQIRRILGERPDVYVNEQLQPGVSIRETVLYKPIYFGQKDLSSTGAGFEKDLIEKLVGEALIPVRQKIALAQQAVLDSIVQIQRLKRAADQKQEWLQKKMDAEYKLKFYQKHAVEEKLQKQIDFDRDERKAGQVIQEVQNYFDQLVGFIATVEDELNNQALYKSANNQAFFVDFFAIFAKILQGLDTIKQISTQGQPLVSELQQKFSQFIRNKQTLKEEFAEIERKLAGELQQAGAQAINPQEFRELKQWLDQAEQMLNALEKSEQQYTELKKSLEGEFAKLNDVWLEEYRAIEHIVASINEIDSPLKIVPAFKANKDAMLKFLQDLFRGSRIREAGLQSVINEYSDFGAMWRDMSAANQILGGAFETFSQYFENNLATLLTWQVPNVYTIEYHGKALAQHSLGQRASALMLFVLSQRDNDVVIIDQPEDDLDNQTIYDDVIKLIRALKPETQFIFATHNANIPVLGDAEQVIACSYVDERVVTITGSIDCANIQQQIVRIMEGGAEAFERRKQVYEAWK
- a CDS encoding ATP-binding protein encodes the protein MEFKRDDIRPEQLAREVVAMANFQGGKLFLGIEDDGSIISVILKAQLNLRNGIELSRSW
- a CDS encoding WYL domain-containing protein; translation: MIHPTEDFLKWDIRQRLTLLEATVFWTGELITGFLTSTFSISRVQATKDIALYISLRPDNLRYDRSLKRYLITEKFVPLLITGSPQECLQVLQISQSSLAPIVTLMSNLPAIEVLSPPTRHIDLNVLRPVLQAARFGLTIQMVYQSMSSTEFKTHLVLPQTLVFDGWRWHMRAFSYSHENSFRDFVLARIHQVTLLNKPSMPCPTDTLWKTDLSVVIGPHPGLNKNQQYAVERDYGMVNGQLTSTVRAALLPYFLLAMRIGKDDRQREAMVQQIVLLNREALKPYIAF
- a CDS encoding RNA-binding domain-containing protein encodes the protein MEITELLSIIANGEDSRHQFKADFRNVDAVAAEMVAFSNSQGGWLIIGVSDDGAISGLSATDMARLNQLISNAASQSVRPPINPITENIAMPDGMVVVVRLDQGISKPYMDNQGFIWVKSGADKRKVTAREEMQRMYQAAALVHADEIPVQGTSAGDVDNEFFESFFEKFVGEPLAVQTLSLAKLMENMNLMRANQLNVCGTLLFAKKPQFRLPIFVVKAVAFPGQNIADTNYLDSQDIDGKMSDVFQKSLAFVLSNLHYQQNEQGVNSLGEPEIPRIVFEELIANALIHRDYFVSAPVKILVFSDRVEIISPGHLPNNLTIENIKLGNSNVRNPIIASFAPRILPYRGLGSGILRATQAYSDIDFIDDREGNTFKAVIRRKIPVRLN
- a CDS encoding slipin family protein produces the protein MSTTQLILLLVFILFLSGFRIVNEYVRSVVFRLGRFQSIKGPGLYWIIPLIEWQKTIDMRTRTVTVERQETITKDSVTVKVDAVLWYRVTDAERAVIAVENYSLAVHQIALTSLRNIIGQHLLDEVLKERDAINQALRNIVDSSTEAWGVKIEMVEMKDVEIPEAMQRAMAREAEAVREKRARLIKAEAEQEAAAKLSDGARQIAENPIALELRRMQMIAEVGAEQNTTTIVLMPSDFVNLAGELAGMLRKKSVGS